Proteins co-encoded in one Pyramidobacter porci genomic window:
- the rpsG gene encoding 30S ribosomal protein S7, producing MPRKGHIKKRETIADATYNSVVVTKFINTLMLDGKKSIAEGIMYGALEKASEKLKVEPMALFEKAMENVKPAVEVRSRRVGGATYQVPVEVAPARAQALAIRWIISYARSKKGMPMAERLARELMDAYNNEGSSVKKREDTHKMAEANRAFAHYRW from the coding sequence ATGCCGCGTAAAGGGCATATCAAAAAACGTGAAACCATCGCTGATGCGACCTATAACAGCGTTGTCGTCACGAAGTTCATCAATACTCTGATGCTTGACGGCAAGAAGAGCATTGCCGAAGGCATTATGTACGGCGCTCTCGAAAAGGCCTCCGAGAAGCTGAAAGTCGAGCCCATGGCTCTGTTTGAGAAGGCTATGGAAAACGTCAAGCCCGCGGTCGAGGTTCGTTCCCGCCGTGTCGGCGGCGCGACCTATCAGGTTCCCGTCGAAGTCGCTCCCGCGCGGGCGCAGGCGTTGGCCATTCGTTGGATCATTTCTTACGCTCGCAGCAAAAAAGGCATGCCTATGGCTGAGCGTCTTGCACGCGAGCTGATGGACGCCTACAACAACGAAGGCAGCTCCGTCAAGAAGCGCGAAGACACTCACAAGATGGCCGAGGCCAACAGAGCCTTTGCTCATTACCGTTGGTAG